A genomic segment from Melanotaenia boesemani isolate fMelBoe1 chromosome 9, fMelBoe1.pri, whole genome shotgun sequence encodes:
- the LOC121645844 gene encoding uncharacterized protein LOC121645844 encodes MFSYLGMGENTKTYRMKCMLCLPKCHEIKAFNNSPSNLKKHIERAHPHHLKKYEQLTSQKRKRASEAGTSTTKQTTLLDSRSISQSAVDRAIVQYVVNGLQPLSTVENEAFRELLTDLLPTAKIITRVTLRSRIEDLAKAMRKVLTEEMSKVDHIATTTDCWSVRRRSFLGVTAHWVNPTDLTRRSAALACRQLRGSHTFDVLATALNEIHSEYGITNKVVRTTTDNGSNFLKAFQVFSVDKNNNEAEEEEKEDEEGNEMEEGVEFVDVSSVLDENDGFQFELPKHQRCACHLLNLVSTVDAEKATANDGYKKLQRSTFSKCYGLWNKCGRSCQAAEAVEDACSLQLLRPNATRWNSMFMAVERLLKILREKGEPALREICAELKVPMFHPVELTFLKEYYTTMSPVAQSINILQGEMEVQMGWLLPTISLLSSKLEKIKIALKHCKPLVEAIQAGIQNRFGEMLRDPELVAAAILIPKFKTAWIKDDDTLKIGLDYIREQLEDPSADAGSGSSDEGDFFHILKSSHKTPRATKQLDSYLAYTTDDIKILKTFPVVLKLSVKLNTPLPASAACERLFSIAGLIFSPKRARLAANTFENQLLLRMNRKFNFST; translated from the exons ATGTTCAGCTACCTCGGGATGGGGGAAAATACCAAAACCTACCGAATGAAATGTATGTTGTGCCTTCCAAAGTGCCACGAGATAAAGGCGTTTAACAACTCTCCATCCAACCTTAAGAAACACATTGAG aGAGCACATCCACACCATCTAAAAAAGTATGAGCAGCTGActtcacagaaaagaaagagggcTTCGGAAGCTGGGACCTCCACCACCAAACAGACCACCTTGCTGGATTCCCGATCCATCTCTCAGAGTGCAGTTGACAGGGCCATCGTTCAGTATGTTGTCAACGGGCTCCAGCCATTGTCAACTGTTGAAAATGAAGCCTTCAGAGAGCTTCTGACAGATCTCCTTCCTACTGCTAAAATCATCACACGGGTCACCCTGAGATCAAGGATTGAAGATTTAGCAAAGGCAATGAGAAAAGTGTTAACTGAGGAGATGAGTAAAGTGGATCACATTGCCACCACTACAGACTGCTGGTCAGTTAGGAGAAGGAGCTTCCTTGGTGTGACTGCCCATTGGGTGAACCCTACAGACCTAACTAGACGATCAGCAGCCCTAGCTTGCAGACAGCTAAGAGGTTCCCACACCTTTGATGTTTTGGCCACCGCACTTAATGAGATCCATTCTGAATATGGCATCACAAACAAAGTTGTGAGGACAACAACCGATAATGGCTCCAACTTCCTGAAGGCTTTTCAAGTTTTtagtgtggacaaaaacaataatgaagcagaagaggaagagaaagaggatgaggaagggaATGAGATGGAGGAGGGAGTGGAATTTGTTGACGTGTCTTCGGTCCTAGATGAGAATGATGGCTTTCAGTTTgagcttccaaaacatcaaagatGTGCTTGTCATCTACTCAACTTAGTGTCTACAGTTGATGCTGAAAAAGCAACAGCCAACGATGGATACAAAAAACTGCAACGCTCAACATTCAGCAAGTGTTATGGGCTGTGGAATAAGTGTGGAAGATCCTGCCAAGCAGCTGAAGCTGTGGAAGATGCCTGCTCCCTCCAGCTGCTAAGACCAAACGCTACAAGGTGGAACTCCATGTTTATGGCTGTGGAAAGGCTCCTCAAGATTCTGAGAGAGAAGGGAGAGCCAGCTTTGAGAGAGATCTGTGCAGAATTGAAGGTTCCAAT GTTCCATCCAGTTGAGCTCACTTTCCTCAAAGAGTACTACACCACCATGAGCCCTGTCGCCCAGTCCATCAACATCCTCCAAGGAGAAATGGAAGTCCAGATGGGATGGCTTCTTCCGACTATTTCCCTGTTGAGCAGCaaattggaaaaaataaagatcGCGCTGAAGCACTGCAAGCCGTTGGTTGAAGCCATTCAAGCTGGCATCCAGAACCGTTTTGGTGAAATGTTAAGAGACCCTGAATTGGTTGCTGCCGCGATTCTCATCCCAAAATTCAAAACGGCCTGGATCAAAGATGATGATACACTGAAAATCG GGTTGGACTACATCAGGGAGCAGTTGGAGGATCCTTCAGCAGATGCTGGGTCTGGCTCATCTGATGAGGGAGACTTCTTCCACATCCTGAAAAGTTCCCACAAAACACCACGCGCCACCAAACAGCTTGATTCGTACCTGGCCTACACAACAGATGACATCAAGATTCTCAAGACATTTCCTGTGGTTCTCAAGTTATCTGTCAAACTCAACACACCTCTGCCTGCTTCTGCAGCTTGCGAAAGGCTGTTCAGCATAGCAGGTCTCATCTTCAGCCCAAAAAGAGCACGGTTAGCTGCAAACACTTTTGAAAATCAGCTTCTGCTGAGGATGAACCGCAAGTTCAACTTCTCCACTTGA